In Laspinema palackyanum D2c, one genomic interval encodes:
- a CDS encoding class I SAM-dependent methyltransferase: MESKVHLPYFDRLLELLKEQNPAAIAAFGRHVHWGYWEDPKRADGTLPDFANATEQLSRKVCDAGNITDGLKILDCGCGFGGTIASLNERFSNLEMVGVNIDERQLERARSQVQPLNHNAISFVCADACQLPFEDNSFDVVLAVECIFHFPSRETFFKEARRVLKPGGYLAICDFVPLKFSLPITNFLGQFLTSSIDKTYGTVQSDFSLSTYRNLAKKTGFVTRIEEDITRNTLPTYPLVRKLLRENGSVETEKITAGAEFLGKIGITRYLILSFEAIDP, encoded by the coding sequence ATGGAATCTAAGGTTCATCTCCCGTATTTTGACCGCCTTTTGGAACTATTAAAAGAGCAAAATCCAGCGGCGATCGCCGCATTTGGTCGTCACGTCCATTGGGGATACTGGGAAGACCCCAAGCGCGCCGATGGGACCCTTCCTGACTTTGCCAACGCGACTGAACAACTCTCCAGGAAGGTTTGCGATGCAGGAAACATCACCGACGGATTGAAAATTCTCGATTGTGGTTGTGGATTTGGCGGCACGATCGCCAGTCTCAACGAACGGTTTTCTAACTTAGAGATGGTGGGAGTCAATATCGACGAACGCCAACTCGAAAGGGCGCGATCGCAAGTCCAACCCCTCAACCACAATGCCATCTCCTTCGTCTGTGCCGATGCCTGCCAATTGCCCTTTGAAGATAACTCCTTTGATGTCGTCCTCGCCGTAGAATGTATCTTCCATTTTCCCAGTCGTGAGACCTTTTTTAAAGAAGCCCGCCGAGTATTAAAACCCGGGGGATATCTCGCCATCTGCGATTTTGTTCCTCTAAAATTTAGCCTCCCTATCACTAATTTTCTGGGTCAATTTTTAACATCTTCAATCGATAAAACCTACGGCACAGTCCAGAGTGATTTTTCCTTATCCACCTATCGGAACCTAGCTAAAAAGACCGGATTTGTAACGCGGATAGAAGAGGATATCACCCGCAATACCTTACCAACTTATCCCTTAGTCCGGAAACTCTTACGCGAGAATGGATCCGTCGAAACTGAAAAAATTACCGCCGGGGCCGAGTTCCTCGGTAAAATAGGGATTACCCGCTATTTAATTCTTTCCTTTGAGGCCATTGACCCCTAA
- a CDS encoding (2Fe-2S) ferredoxin domain-containing protein, translating into MTPKRVLICTNRTCRKQGSQKVLAAFQSLPVADVTLESSSCLGQCGNGPMVLILPEEIWYSQVQPDEVKTVVEKHLQGGIPVKGMLYPKFHPH; encoded by the coding sequence TTGACCCCTAAACGAGTCCTAATCTGTACAAATCGTACCTGTAGAAAACAAGGTTCCCAAAAAGTCCTCGCCGCCTTTCAATCCTTACCCGTTGCTGATGTCACCCTTGAAAGTAGTAGCTGCTTGGGACAATGTGGAAATGGACCAATGGTCCTCATCCTCCCTGAAGAAATCTGGTATTCCCAGGTGCAACCCGATGAAGTGAAAACCGTAGTCGAAAAACATCTCCAAGGCGGCATTCCCGTTAAGGGAATGCTATACCCCAAGTTTCACCCTCATTAA
- a CDS encoding NB-ARC domain-containing protein: MNLEEVLKLADALVFAKTGQHLDDLQQAIARGTLQGKKYSEIAQEKHCNESYVRDVGAKLWQTLSKELEEEVTKSNFRSTMERLQISLFSNVVQDHVQAGSINFCGEARHPPDIPNQNPQNRATSNRQQTANFHHDLSEMPKLGSFYNRTAELERIKISILREKAQFLAIIGMIGVGKTALGIKLVEEIKYEFEYVIWRSLETCPTVAQLQTNLTDCFTEGDNQTSSPPLIKYLQNHRCLIILDDIHYLFRREELAGQYQVGYEDYRSFFKQIKDRSHQSCFLLIGWEAPREIAQVKHPNAPNLILTGLDSVSANQIIAEQGLEPEENGSRFINHYQGNPLWLKTVANFMADLGLTVTQVLQNQPLLFPQDLKDILQQPLAWLSEPEKQLLSLLAKEDEPIALVKLLEIAPMPSSDLLDILQSLCRRCWIEKTDRLYRISPVLRQYLG; encoded by the coding sequence ATGAATCTTGAGGAAGTGTTAAAACTCGCTGATGCTCTGGTGTTTGCTAAGACGGGGCAACATCTTGATGATTTGCAACAGGCGATCGCACGGGGAACTCTGCAAGGCAAGAAATACAGCGAAATTGCTCAGGAGAAGCACTGTAATGAGAGTTATGTTCGGGATGTAGGAGCAAAATTATGGCAGACACTTTCAAAAGAGTTAGAGGAGGAAGTCACTAAATCCAATTTTCGCTCGACAATGGAGAGGCTACAAATATCCTTATTTTCAAATGTTGTACAAGATCATGTTCAAGCGGGTAGCATTAACTTTTGTGGAGAAGCCAGACACCCCCCAGATATACCCAATCAAAACCCGCAAAATCGAGCAACATCTAACCGGCAACAAACCGCAAATTTTCATCACGATCTAAGTGAAATGCCGAAGTTAGGGAGTTTCTATAATCGTACTGCTGAACTGGAACGCATCAAAATATCAATCCTCAGAGAAAAGGCACAATTTTTAGCCATTATTGGCATGATAGGGGTGGGGAAAACAGCCCTGGGGATAAAACTTGTAGAAGAAATTAAGTATGAATTTGAATATGTGATTTGGCGTAGTCTGGAAACTTGCCCGACTGTTGCTCAATTGCAAACCAATTTAACCGATTGTTTTACCGAGGGGGATAATCAAACTTCATCGCCACCCCTGATTAAATATTTACAAAACCATCGCTGTTTAATTATTTTAGATGATATCCATTACCTGTTTAGGCGGGAAGAATTGGCTGGTCAGTATCAAGTGGGTTATGAGGATTATCGCAGTTTCTTTAAACAAATTAAAGACCGATCGCATCAAAGCTGTTTTCTCTTGATTGGTTGGGAAGCCCCGAGAGAAATTGCTCAGGTTAAACACCCAAATGCTCCTAACTTAATCTTGACCGGGTTAGACAGTGTATCCGCTAACCAAATTATCGCCGAACAAGGATTAGAACCGGAAGAAAACGGCTCACGATTCATTAACCATTATCAAGGTAACCCCTTGTGGTTAAAAACTGTAGCGAATTTTATGGCTGATTTAGGCTTAACTGTGACACAGGTATTACAAAATCAGCCGTTATTATTTCCCCAAGATTTGAAAGATATTTTACAGCAACCGTTGGCTTGGCTATCGGAACCCGAAAAGCAACTTTTATCTCTGTTAGCTAAAGAAGATGAGCCGATCGCCCTTGTCAAATTATTAGAAATTGCCCCGATGCCCTCTTCAGATTTACTGGATATCCTACAATCTCTTTGCCGTCGTTGTTGGATAGAAAAAACTGATCGTCTTTATCGGATTTCACCTGTATTGAGACAGTATTTAGGATGA